The window TACCACCAGAGATAAATAATTTCCCCCCTTGTTTAACATCTAGAATAGCTAGAGACTGAACGATCGTTAGCACAGACAGTGGCACGGCCGCCGCTTCTTTAAAGGAGAGATTGGCTGGCATTTTAGCCACGATCGCAGCATCTACGGCTACATATTCAGCAAAAGCTCCCATCGTATCTAGCGGTGGCATGGTGTAAACCTTATCACCAACTCTCAAATCCATGACATCGGAACCAACTTCAACCACAACGCCGGCCAACTCGTTGCCCAGCGTCAACGGAAAGGCATAACGATCAAACAACTTAACTTTGCCGGTAATCGCCAAGATAAGGTGTGGATCAACCCCAGCTACCTTAGTCTTAATCAAAATCTGCGTTGATTTGATTGTTGGAATAGAAATTGTATTGATCTGTGCAGTTAATTTTTTGGAATACCGAGAGATTTGTACAGCCCTCATTGGGTATGCTCCTTTACCTTTGATGATCTGGACTGTTTTGTGTACTGATTGAAGTAGACATAAAATTAATACTTTTATATCTACTTTACGAAAATTCCTTTTAAAAATTTCTCTGCAAATGTCACGGGCAAAGCCCTTCCATTTTAAAACAATTACTTTTTTTTCCTCATTCCATGAAACGGTTGCTAGAGGGGAATCATACGTTGATTCAGCTCCTTTAGGATATCTAAATCGTATAACAGAGAATCAATATCGATTTACTCGTTCATTGTTTAACGTTTCCCGTTCGAATCAATGCTCCGTCCTGTCCTGTGAGCTTCTAATTAAACGGGTCATCATCATACGAGGCAGCAACCGCGGCATAAACGCAATGAAACGGTTGCGGGCACCGGGCATTATTAATGTCTTGCCACGCAAGAAGCCTCGATACCCTTCTTCAGCCACCTGTCCAGCTTCCATGATCGCGCCCTTCAACATTTTCGAGGCGCCCATTCCCGAACGATCAACAAATCCGGTTGACGTCAGCCCCGGGCATAATGCGGTTACAGTCACGCCTGTTCCGCTCACTTCGTTCGCCAAAGCTTCGGTGAACGACAACACGTACGCCTTCGTCGCATAGTAAACAGACATCATCGGTCCTGGGAAGAAACCCACCAAGGAAGCTACATTCATCACTCCACCTTGCCCGCGTTTGATCATATCCGGTAAGAATAGCTTCGTCATAACCGTCAGAGCCTTGATATTAACGTCAATCATATTCACTTCTTGCTCCATATCTGTTTCCATAAATGTCCCAAACAAACCGAAGCCGGCATTGTTGACCAAATAGTCAACGGTAATCCCCTTCTCCTTGAGCTCCGTGAAGATTTCCTCGGGTACCCCTGGTGCCGCCACATCCTTGGCGATGACCGTTGCCTGAATGCCGTATTTTTTTCGATATTCCTGTGCGAGTTCCACTATTTTACTCTCGCTGCGAGCCACCAGCACTATATTATGTCCGCCCTTGGCAAACCGATCAGCTAATTCTTTACCGATCCCTCCGGAAACCCCTGTGATAAGAACCGTCTTTCTCATTCTGGTATCCCACCTCATATTTAAATGTTATGTTTAAATCATATTGTAACGTTTCCAGCTACCTGGATTTGTAAACTAAACGAAACGAGTTCATTTACACGTGCTCAGCTGCGAAGACTTCGAGCTAAGTTGTAATTGCTTGATATAGCCGTTTCTTGTTTTCTTGGGCCAGGGCACGCACGGAGAGACTGAAAATTCGGGAATGATCATTCTAATAAAACAAAAAAAATATGTCGCTTTTCTAAAAGGTATATGTCTCTGTCATCGGAAATCCAGCTACGAGAGCTCGGCTTAGAACGTTACAATTACTTTGCCTTGCGAATGGCCAGTAGAGACTTTAACCAATGCCTTGTTAATGTCATTAAAATGATAAACGGAGTCTATTGAGGGCTTGATGTTTTCTTGTTCAACAAGATTAGTGACCTCTTGTAACTGACTGCCATTGGCCTGCACGAATATAAAACGATATTCAATTTGATGCTTGCGTGCCAAAGAATCGATGCGGGACCCAACTAAGCCAAACAATAGTCTTTTCCATAATGGAAAATTCCGATCAGCCGCAAAGTGATAATTTGGCGCAGCTTTCAAGGATACCAATTTTCCTTGGGGTTTTAAAATCCCCATTTCGGCTTTGATCTCTTTGGTTCCCAAGGTGTCGATCACATAATCAATGTCGGATAGAACGTCTGCATAGTTCTCTTCTTTATAATTGATGAATTGGTCTGCGCCAATCGACAGGGTACGTGATCTGCCTCTTTCACTGCCGCTTGTAATGACATACAAACCCATGGATTTGGCGATAGGAATTGCCATTGCACCAAAGCCTCCGGTTCCTCCAGGAATAAACAGCTTTTTATTGGGCTGAGCATGAAGTATATCATGTAATGCTTGATATGCCGTCAAAGCAGTCAGGGGTACAGCCGCTGCTTCAGTAAACGAAAGATTTTCAGGCATGATGGCTATAGCCTCTTCCTTCACCGCTGCGTATTCCGCAAAAGCTCCAATTTGGTTTATCGGCAATCGCGTATAAACATGATCACCCACACGGAAATTCACAACCTCTTTTCCTACGGCTTCAATAATGCCGGATAGTTCATTTCCTAAAGTTAATGGGAACTCATAATCAGAAATCATCCGAACACTGCCATTTATAATTAGAATATCTAATGGATTTACCCCCGCAGCTTTTACGTTAATGAGAACCTCATCGCTATTGATTACCGGTATTTCCACCTCATTCAGTTCCAGTTGAATTTTTTTTGAATACTTGTGCATTTGCGCTGCTCTCATGTCTTATCCTCTTTCTATGCATAATCAGTGCTCGCGGAAGATGTATGGCGAACAATTTTCAGTTGTACGCCATTTTTACCTATACCTATTGTTACCTTTCTTTAGAAGCTAATTCAGTCATCGTAGGGTAATCCGTATATCCCTTGCTTCCGTGACCAAAGAATGTTGCCGGATCCGCTTCATTCAATGGCGCACCTTTTTGAAGTCGTTCCACTAAATCTGGATTAGCTAATGACCAT is drawn from Paenibacillus sp. V4I7 and contains these coding sequences:
- a CDS encoding SDR family oxidoreductase, translating into MRKTVLITGVSGGIGKELADRFAKGGHNIVLVARSESKIVELAQEYRKKYGIQATVIAKDVAAPGVPEEIFTELKEKGITVDYLVNNAGFGLFGTFMETDMEQEVNMIDVNIKALTVMTKLFLPDMIKRGQGGVMNVASLVGFFPGPMMSVYYATKAYVLSFTEALANEVSGTGVTVTALCPGLTSTGFVDRSGMGASKMLKGAIMEAGQVAEEGYRGFLRGKTLIMPGARNRFIAFMPRLLPRMMMTRLIRSSQDRTEH
- a CDS encoding NADP-dependent oxidoreductase, translating into MRAAQMHKYSKKIQLELNEVEIPVINSDEVLINVKAAGVNPLDILIINGSVRMISDYEFPLTLGNELSGIIEAVGKEVVNFRVGDHVYTRLPINQIGAFAEYAAVKEEAIAIMPENLSFTEAAAVPLTALTAYQALHDILHAQPNKKLFIPGGTGGFGAMAIPIAKSMGLYVITSGSERGRSRTLSIGADQFINYKEENYADVLSDIDYVIDTLGTKEIKAEMGILKPQGKLVSLKAAPNYHFAADRNFPLWKRLLFGLVGSRIDSLARKHQIEYRFIFVQANGSQLQEVTNLVEQENIKPSIDSVYHFNDINKALVKVSTGHSQGKVIVTF
- a CDS encoding alcohol dehydrogenase catalytic domain-containing protein, whose protein sequence is MRAVQISRYSKKLTAQINTISIPTIKSTQILIKTKVAGVDPHLILAITGKVKLFDRYAFPLTLGNELAGVVVEVGSDVMDLRVGDKVYTMPPLDTMGAFAEYVAVDAAIVAKMPANLSFKEAAAVPLSVLTIVQSLAILDVKQGGKLFISGGTGGFGQIAVPYAK